CGGCGATGAAGCCCGACAAGCCGGCGATGATCCACAGGACCAGGTGTGCCGCCGGCCCGACATATGCCACGGCCAGTGCCACAATCCCGATCAAATCTAGGACCAGGATGGTCAGGAGTGCGATGATGGCCAGTTCGAAAGCGGAGTACCGCGTCATGGGAGCCTCGATGTCGCTTCGCCGCGTGATTGTGTCAGGGGAACAGGTCAATGCTCGGTAGAAGGGGAAGATGGTGGTGCCGCGGAGGTATCCGGCGGCTGAGTATGCCGCAGGTCCAACATCTGGGCGCCGCCAACGTAGGGCACCAGGCGATCCTGCACTTCATCCAATTGGCGCAGGACGTCGCGGATGCGCAGTGATTCGCGGGCGATGACCCGCAGGATTTCCCGCACTTCTTCCGGCACGTCGGCGCGTTCCGCCAGCCAGTGCGCGTTGCCCAACACGGCGGTGAGCGGGTTGCTGACCTCGTGCTGGACGGCGGCGGCTACCTGGCCGATGGCGGCCAGCCGTTCATTGCGGATCAACTGCTCGCGCGCGGTGATGAGTTGGGCGTTGGCCTCTTCCAGCCGGCGGGCATGTTCCCGCAGTTCATCCATCAGACGCACGTTGTCGATGACCGCACCTAGGGAGCCGGCCAGGATCTCCATGATCTCCGCGTCTTCCTGATCCAGTGCTCCCACTGCTGTGCTCTGAATGTCCAGCACCCCCAGCACTCGTTCTCCCACATACAGAGGAACAGACAACTCACACAAGGTCTGGGGATCCCAGGGACATGGCAGAAAGCGCGGTTCCTGGCGCACATCGGGTGCCAACAGCGTCTTGCCGTGACGGGCGGCCCAGGCCATCATACTGGGGCCCTCGGGGAAGAGGGGGATACGGAACCCAATGGTTGCTGGGTGCACCTGCTCGCCGGCCGCGGCAGTGATGACCAGTGCTTCCTCTTCGATGAGCGCGATAATGACCTCGAAATAGCCGAATTGCTGTTGGATGCGTTCGGCCACCCTTTGGAGGATAACCTGTAGGCCCTCGCCGGCAGAGCCGGCCATGCCGGCCAGGTAGCGCACGATGTCGTGGGCCAATGCCAGGCGAACGGCG
The sequence above is a segment of the Anaerolineae bacterium genome. Coding sequences within it:
- a CDS encoding response regulator, whose translation is MRVMIVDDQRTTRAVLRGFLERHGHVIVRETSTGAETLAALEECQPDVVLLDVELPDMSGIEVARQIMVRVPVPVVMISAHEEDELVLQATQAGIHAYLTKPIDGRDLQRALIVARARFEDMRTMQRLRRAAEQRAVRLALAHDIVRYLAGMAGSAGEGLQVILQRVAERIQQQFGYFEVIIALIEEEALVITAAAGEQVHPATIGFRIPLFPEGPSMMAWAARHGKTLLAPDVRQEPRFLPCPWDPQTLCELSVPLYVGERVLGVLDIQSTAVGALDQEDAEIMEILAGSLGAVIDNVRLMDELREHARRLEEANAQLITAREQLIRNERLAAIGQVAAAVQHEVSNPLTAVLGNAHWLAERADVPEEVREILRVIARESLRIRDVLRQLDEVQDRLVPYVGGAQMLDLRHTQPPDTSAAPPSSPSTEH